The genome window TTCTGGACATTAAGCTGACCCCCCGGACACAAACCCCGCGGGCATCCGAGGCCGAACTGAGGCTTGACGACATGGACGTCTATTATTATGAAGGAGACGAGATCGACCTCGATCCGTTTATCTATGAGGAAGTATTGCTGAATGTGCCCATCAGGCCGGTCTGTGCAGAAGACTGCAAGGGCCTCTGCCCGGTTTGCGGCAGGAATAAAAATGTTGAAGACTGTCAGTGTGATACTGCCACCCAGACGCTGCTGGGCGAAAAACTGAAATCTTTTTTAAACTAACGAGGAGACATATATGGCTGTTCCAAAAAGGAAGACGTCAAAGACAAAAAGAGATAAGAGAAGGACACACTACAAAGCACAACCTGTCAATGTAGTGCTCTGCCCGAACTGTAAAGAACCCAAACTGCCTCACATTGTTTGCCCCAAATGCGGTACATACAAGGGCAAAAAGTTTTTAGACGTTGAGGAACTCTAACGGAATGATAAAGATAGCGGTGGATGGAATGGGGGGAGACTATGCACCCGCTGTAGTTGTCAGAGGTGCGGAGTCTGTAGCAAGGGATAATATTGCGGAGATCGTTCTTGTCGGGGATGAGAATGCAATAAAACCGCTGTTAAAGGGTTCGAACGGCATCGAGGTGGTTCACACGCCGGTTTACGTGGAGATGAAGGAATCACCATCATCAGCCCTGAGAAAAAAAAGAGAATCTTCGATCAATAAGGCACTTGAGCTTTTGAAGTCAGGAAAGGTGCAGGCGGCAGTTACCGCTGGCAATTCCGGCGCCGCAATGGCCTTTGCGATCTTTACCCTTGGAAGGATAGGGTATGTGGACCGGCCGGCCATTGCTACACTGCATCCGAATATGAAAAACAGCTTATCGATCCTTCTGGACGCCGGCGGAAACGTTGACTGCAAGCCTGTTCATCTTGCTCAATTTGCCGTGATGGGAGACGCCTTCGCGCGTTGCGTTCTCGGGGTAGAGAAACCGACGATCGGCCTTTTAAGCAATGGTGAGGAAGAGAACAAAGGGAATGAGCTGACGAGAGAGGCACACGCGCTGATCAAGGGCCTGGACCTCAACTATATCGGATACGTCGAAGGCACTGACATGCATAACGGCAGGGCAGACGTTGTGGTAAGTGATGGTTTTGTGGGGAATGTTGCACTGAAGATTACTGAAGGGGTAGCAGAATCACTGATGGCCTTCTTCAGCGATGCCATAAAAAAAAATATGAAGGCAAGGATGGGCTACCTTCTTATGAAAGACGTATTTGATGAGCTCAAGAGGAGGATGGACCCTTCTGAATACGGCGGCGCCCCGCTTTTGGGTGTTGACGGGGTGTGTATTATATGCCACGGCAAATCGGACGAAAAGGCTATACGGAATGCCGTTCTCCTTGCAAAGAAGTTCGTGGAGAACGGGCTGAACGAAT of Syntrophorhabdaceae bacterium contains these proteins:
- a CDS encoding DUF177 domain-containing protein: MVIRLSEIDDTFIARGSMEASRFTEVEDKSTRVITPVTYELTIRKFDNLVTVQGPVGCTMSITCSRCLDDFTLDLRAFLDIKLTPRTQTPRASEAELRLDDMDVYYYEGDEIDLDPFIYEEVLLNVPIRPVCAEDCKGLCPVCGRNKNVEDCQCDTATQTLLGEKLKSFLN
- the rpmF gene encoding 50S ribosomal protein L32 codes for the protein MAVPKRKTSKTKRDKRRTHYKAQPVNVVLCPNCKEPKLPHIVCPKCGTYKGKKFLDVEEL
- the plsX gene encoding phosphate acyltransferase PlsX; translated protein: MIKIAVDGMGGDYAPAVVVRGAESVARDNIAEIVLVGDENAIKPLLKGSNGIEVVHTPVYVEMKESPSSALRKKRESSINKALELLKSGKVQAAVTAGNSGAAMAFAIFTLGRIGYVDRPAIATLHPNMKNSLSILLDAGGNVDCKPVHLAQFAVMGDAFARCVLGVEKPTIGLLSNGEEENKGNELTREAHALIKGLDLNYIGYVEGTDMHNGRADVVVSDGFVGNVALKITEGVAESLMAFFSDAIKKNMKARMGYLLMKDVFDELKRRMDPSEYGGAPLLGVDGVCIICHGKSDEKAIRNAVLLAKKFVENGLNESIKETLWKVTDQYGG